The proteins below are encoded in one region of Methanosarcina barkeri 3:
- a CDS encoding DUF2180 family protein, with the protein MLKCYDCSEENKVNEAVGVCIVCGKGLCIDHIKQVELPMKGGYPLPHLTLKKDLPRMMCRECIDITFGDMGCV; encoded by the coding sequence ATGCTTAAATGTTATGATTGCTCTGAAGAAAATAAAGTAAATGAAGCAGTAGGTGTTTGCATTGTCTGTGGAAAAGGACTTTGTATTGACCATATCAAACAAGTAGAGTTGCCAATGAAAGGAGGATATCCACTTCCCCACTTGACGTTAAAGAAAGATCTTCCTAGAATGATGTGTCGTGAGTGCATTGACATCACTTTTGGAGACATGGGCTGCGTCTAA
- a CDS encoding DUF2180 family protein, with the protein MKCYECAREGKDTDAVGICIACGRGVCKEHLIREETPVWEGSYPVELKPDLEHIKRILCLPCHESLKENCLFNEVC; encoded by the coding sequence ATGAAATGCTATGAATGCGCCAGAGAAGGTAAAGATACTGACGCTGTTGGAATTTGTATTGCATGTGGTAGAGGGGTTTGCAAAGAGCACCTTATTCGTGAGGAAACTCCTGTTTGGGAAGGAAGTTATCCTGTTGAACTGAAGCCTGACCTTGAACACATTAAAAGAATTTTGTGCCTTCCTTGTCATGAATCCCTGAAGGAAAACTGCTTGTTTAATGAGGTTTGTTGA